Sequence from the Candidatus Eisenbacteria bacterium genome:
CGTCGGTTCGCGGAACTCGGGGTGGTTCATTTCCAGAATTGTCGCGGACGTCACGCTGTCGCGGTCCGCGGCGAGCTTCAGCCGCAGCACGCGCGCCGGGCGCACGCCGTTCTGCACCGCGATCAGGTCGTCGCCGTGGCGCGACAGTCCGTCGATGCCGTAGAGCGTGACGTCGTTGGGGCAGGCCACCGGGCGCACCTCGCGGGTGGGCAGATCCACCACCACCAGCCCGCGCGCGTAGTCGGACACGTACAGCCGGCGCCCGTCGCGCGAAACCGCCAGGCCCTGGGGTGAGACGATGGGCCCCGGCGGCACCAGCAGGTGCAGCTTCTGCCCGCCCGGCCCCAGCCGGTACACGCAGCGCTGGAGTGGATCCGACACCATCAGCGATCCGTCGGGGGCCTGGGCGATGTCGTTGAAGTTGTGCGCGGAGTCGGGGTCGGGCGGCAGCACCCGGCCGGCGTAGCGGCCGGTGCGCAGCATGAAGGCGTGCAGCGCCGCGCGGCCCGCGCGCCCGGGCTCGAAGCCCAGCATCTCGGGGCCCTCGCTGCTGCACACCCACAGCTTGCCCTCGGTGGTGTCGGCGACCATGCCCAGCACCTCGCCCAGCGAGTCCTGGCCCTCGGATGCGAACTCCGTCACCTTCCCCGCGCGGTCCACGCGCACGATCTTGCGCCGGTGCACGCTGCCCACGTAGAACTCGCCGCGGCGGCCGCGCGCCACGCCCTCGGGGATGAAGTCGGGCTCGGAGAGGCGGAAGGCCGGCACGCTGCCGCCGTCCACGCGGCGGGCGTCCAGCGCGCGCATGGAGTCGGCCATCGCCCGCCCCGCGGGCGTGGCACGCAGGGTGGCGAAGTCGCTGTCGGCCTCCATTGGGACGGTCACCCGGAGACGGAGCAGGCGCCGCAGGGCCTGCAGCGCGTCGGCGTCCCGGCCGGCGCGTGACGCGCAGGCGGCGAGCTGCTGCAGCAGCACCGGGTTCCTGGGGCGCAGCTCGGAGGCGCGGCGGAAGCTCTCGAAAGCGGCGGCGAACTCGCCCCGGGAGTACGCGGCGCGGCCGTCCAGCACCAGCCGGGTGGGATCCTGCGCCTCCGCCGCGAACGTGGCGCGGGGCGTCCCGGGCAGCGGCGCCAGGGCGCCCAGGGCCAGAGCGCAGGCCACGATCCGGTCACGCATGCGGGTCACGGGCTCAGCCTCCCAGGTAGGCTTTGCGGACTTCCTCGTTCTGCGCCAGCCGGGCGGCTTCGTCCTCGAAGCGCACCCGGCCGGTCTCGAGGACGTAGCCGCGGTGGGCGGTTTCCAGGGCCAGGTGCGCGTTCTGCTCCACCAGC
This genomic interval carries:
- a CDS encoding SMP-30/gluconolactonase/LRE family protein — encoded protein: MTRMRDRIVACALALGALAPLPGTPRATFAAEAQDPTRLVLDGRAAYSRGEFAAAFESFRRASELRPRNPVLLQQLAACASRAGRDADALQALRRLLRLRVTVPMEADSDFATLRATPAGRAMADSMRALDARRVDGGSVPAFRLSEPDFIPEGVARGRRGEFYVGSVHRRKIVRVDRAGKVTEFASEGQDSLGEVLGMVADTTEGKLWVCSSEGPEMLGFEPGRAGRAALHAFMLRTGRYAGRVLPPDPDSAHNFNDIAQAPDGSLMVSDPLQRCVYRLGPGGQKLHLLVPPGPIVSPQGLAVSRDGRRLYVSDYARGLVVVDLPTREVRPVACPNDVTLYGIDGLSRHGDDLIAVQNGVRPARVLRLKLAADRDSVTSATILEMNHPEFREPTLGVVVENDFYYVANSQWPLFDPEGQLPPADRLKPPVVLRLPLK